A genomic segment from Desulfurispirillum indicum S5 encodes:
- the recF gene encoding DNA replication/repair protein RecF (All proteins in this family for which functions are known are DNA-binding proteins that assist the filamentation of RecA onto DNA for the initiation of recombination or recombinational repair.): protein MLTETRVRNFRCIADAVLSFTPGINALCGVNGSGKTSFLEVISICANGKSFRTNTLRECVRKGSDGFSLTLENDRHILQTFLLHKNVRRLLIGEHRPERLSQYININTVLVLSPEDIDLVAHSSGMRRKFIDRGVFEQHPEYLSTLSYLHRILKNRNALLRQKDHSTLPYWNDLLCQYALQIHEYRKKYTQQLQLSVNSIISQMDYPKGISITYINSGDDEYTDTQAFLRALEKKYSDEKRYGYTLIGPHKDEITVTIDELSAGKYASYGQQKMVAMIMKLAQAELIQQHQKEPVLLVDDLAAGLDAAALKRVAAILQSYQQVILTTIEGENLPLEFGQVVRL, encoded by the coding sequence ATGCTGACTGAAACCAGGGTACGAAATTTCAGATGCATCGCAGACGCCGTTTTGTCGTTTACCCCAGGTATTAATGCCCTTTGCGGTGTAAACGGCTCCGGTAAAACCTCTTTTCTTGAGGTTATTTCCATTTGCGCCAATGGCAAGTCATTCCGCACAAATACTCTGCGTGAATGTGTCCGCAAAGGCAGTGACGGTTTTTCCCTCACCCTGGAAAATGATCGTCACATTCTCCAGACGTTTCTGCTCCATAAAAATGTGCGTAGACTCCTGATCGGTGAACACCGACCAGAGCGTCTCTCTCAGTATATTAATATCAACACCGTACTTGTCCTTTCCCCAGAGGATATTGATCTGGTAGCTCACAGCTCAGGAATGCGTCGCAAATTCATTGATCGCGGAGTCTTTGAACAGCATCCCGAGTACCTTTCAACACTCTCATATCTTCACCGTATCCTCAAAAACCGCAATGCCTTGCTGCGACAGAAAGATCATTCTACGCTTCCCTACTGGAACGATCTGCTCTGTCAGTACGCACTTCAGATTCACGAATATCGGAAAAAATACACCCAGCAGCTGCAGCTCAGTGTGAATTCCATTATTTCGCAAATGGATTACCCAAAAGGTATTTCCATCACTTATATAAATTCCGGAGATGATGAATATACGGATACACAGGCATTTCTTCGCGCTCTAGAAAAAAAATACAGCGATGAGAAGCGCTATGGATATACCTTGATAGGACCTCACAAGGATGAGATTACCGTTACCATAGATGAACTTTCAGCAGGAAAGTACGCATCCTACGGGCAACAGAAGATGGTGGCGATGATCATGAAACTGGCGCAGGCCGAATTGATCCAGCAGCATCAGAAAGAGCCCGTTCTCCTGGTGGATGATCTTGCCGCAGGTCTTGATGCTGCGGCATTGAAACGAGTAGCTGCTATC